A single genomic interval of Flavihumibacter rivuli harbors:
- a CDS encoding RNA polymerase sigma factor has translation MNPTGNQNINDSDLIRGSLAGDRKLQELLYQKYAPKMYAVCLRYAGNNDDAQDLLQEGFIKVFRNLDKFRNEGSFEGWLRRVFVNTSIEHYRRKVHLNSISEKEEVGIEDVSVSVLDQLAERDIVKLVQELSPGYRAVFNLYVIEGYSHKEIADMLNISEGTSKSQLARAKAILQKKVADYLGEKRKSN, from the coding sequence GTGAATCCTACAGGCAACCAAAATATTAACGATTCCGACTTAATCAGAGGAAGCCTGGCTGGCGACCGGAAGTTGCAGGAGCTACTCTACCAAAAGTATGCGCCAAAAATGTATGCCGTTTGCCTCCGCTATGCCGGGAATAATGATGATGCCCAGGACCTGCTCCAGGAAGGATTTATCAAGGTTTTCAGGAACCTCGACAAATTCAGGAATGAAGGATCATTCGAAGGGTGGCTAAGAAGGGTTTTCGTCAATACTTCCATTGAACATTATCGCAGGAAAGTTCACCTGAACAGTATCTCGGAAAAAGAGGAAGTTGGTATTGAAGATGTGTCAGTATCGGTATTGGACCAACTGGCGGAAAGGGATATCGTAAAACTGGTTCAGGAGTTATCGCCCGGCTACAGGGCGGTATTTAACCTTTATGTCATCGAAGGGTATTCGCATAAGGAGATTGCAGATATGCTGAACATCAGTGAAGGAACAAGTAAGTCCCAGCTGGCCCGTGCCAAGGCTATCTTGCAAAAGAAAGTTGCTGACTATTTAGGAGAAAAAAGAAAATCCAATTGA
- a CDS encoding acyl-CoA thioesterase, with amino-acid sequence MARLKLDIPNQPFPFQTIIPVRITDLNYGGHVGNDTILSMIHEARVQYLASNGYSELSMAGVGLIMGDVGIEYKSELFYGDQVVVAVCAGDFSRVGFDLYYILEKSEGEQKRLVAIAKTGMVCYNYQAKKIAAVPEEVKTKLSYLP; translated from the coding sequence ATGGCCAGGCTCAAACTGGATATTCCGAACCAACCATTCCCCTTCCAAACTATTATCCCGGTAAGGATTACGGACCTCAACTATGGCGGGCATGTTGGCAATGACACTATCCTCTCCATGATCCATGAAGCGAGGGTACAATACCTGGCATCCAATGGCTATAGTGAACTTTCGATGGCCGGGGTAGGCTTGATCATGGGAGATGTGGGCATTGAATACAAATCAGAGTTGTTCTACGGGGACCAGGTAGTGGTAGCTGTTTGTGCAGGCGATTTCAGCAGGGTGGGCTTTGATCTGTACTACATCCTTGAAAAATCAGAAGGGGAGCAAAAAAGATTGGTGGCTATTGCCAAAACCGGGATGGTATGCTATAATTACCAGGCCAAAAAGATCGCAGCTGTTCCGGAAGAAGTGAAAACCAAACTTTCCTATCTGCCCTGA
- a CDS encoding shikimate dehydrogenase family protein has protein sequence MRHFGLIGYPLGHSFSRGYFSRKFEAEQIDAEYENYPIASIAEFPELIRLNPALEGLNVTIPYKEQVIPFLDELSPVVQVIGACNCIAIRNGKLIGHNTDVIGFENSLAQYLRPEHRKALVFGTGGAAKAVFYVLEKLGIEYKVVSRTAKPENGIISYDDLTPSDLKGHLLWINTTPLGMYPNVESAPAIDYSLIGSSHYLYDLVYNPAETKFLLEGKERGTATRNGYDMLLIQAEESWKIWNQGR, from the coding sequence ATGAGACATTTTGGACTGATCGGCTATCCCCTCGGACACTCGTTCTCGAGGGGATATTTTTCCCGGAAATTTGAGGCTGAGCAAATTGATGCGGAATATGAGAATTACCCCATTGCATCGATTGCTGAATTCCCGGAATTGATCCGTCTGAACCCTGCCCTCGAAGGGCTTAATGTTACCATTCCCTACAAGGAACAAGTGATCCCTTTCCTCGATGAATTGTCTCCGGTAGTGCAAGTGATCGGCGCCTGTAATTGTATTGCCATCAGGAACGGGAAATTGATAGGCCATAATACAGATGTGATTGGTTTCGAAAACTCACTTGCTCAATACCTCAGGCCTGAACACCGCAAGGCCCTGGTCTTTGGGACAGGCGGGGCCGCAAAGGCAGTATTTTACGTTCTAGAAAAACTTGGTATAGAATACAAGGTAGTTAGCCGTACAGCTAAACCCGAAAACGGGATTATTTCTTACGATGACCTTACCCCATCGGATCTGAAAGGACACTTGCTGTGGATCAATACTACGCCATTAGGGATGTATCCAAATGTTGAAAGCGCTCCTGCAATAGATTACTCCTTAATTGGCTCGAGCCACTATTTATATGACCTGGTCTATAATCCTGCAGAGACAAAGTTCCTGCTAGAAGGTAAGGAAAGGGGGACGGCAACCAGGAATGGTTATGATATGTTGTTGATCCAGGCAGAAGAAAGTTGGAAGATCTGGAATCAGGGCAGATAG
- a CDS encoding phosphosulfolactate synthase, which yields MNFNLTQIPDRVAKPRVSGITMVMDKGLSIEEAKNFLSVSHPHVDIVKLGFGTSFVTPNLREKLEVYRSYDIPVYFGGTLFEAFLIRNQFEDYINVCKEYGISYMEVSDGSITIPHAEKCGYIEKLTKYGTVLSEVGSKDAAHIIPPYKWIELMRAELDAGSSYVIAEAREAGNVGIYRGSGEVREGLVQEILTQIPEERIIWEAPQKAQQLYFIELIGCNVNLGNIAPTEVISLEAMRVGLRGDTFHLFLNKELA from the coding sequence ATGAATTTTAATTTAACGCAGATCCCTGACCGTGTGGCTAAGCCCCGTGTGAGTGGTATTACCATGGTTATGGATAAGGGCCTTAGTATAGAAGAGGCTAAGAATTTCCTGAGTGTATCGCACCCTCATGTAGATATCGTGAAACTGGGTTTCGGTACTTCCTTTGTAACCCCGAACCTCAGGGAAAAACTGGAAGTGTATCGTTCTTATGATATCCCGGTTTATTTTGGTGGGACATTATTTGAAGCATTCCTGATCCGGAACCAGTTTGAGGATTATATCAATGTATGTAAGGAATACGGCATATCCTACATGGAAGTAAGTGATGGTTCTATCACTATCCCCCATGCCGAAAAATGTGGCTATATAGAAAAGCTGACCAAGTATGGTACCGTGTTAAGTGAGGTTGGAAGTAAGGATGCCGCGCATATCATCCCGCCTTATAAATGGATCGAGTTGATGAGGGCGGAGCTGGATGCGGGTTCATCCTATGTGATCGCAGAAGCCCGTGAAGCTGGTAATGTGGGTATCTACAGGGGAAGCGGTGAAGTAAGGGAAGGCCTGGTGCAAGAGATCCTCACCCAGATTCCAGAGGAAAGGATCATTTGGGAAGCCCCACAGAAGGCACAGCAACTGTATTTCATTGAACTGATCGGCTGTAATGTTAACCTGGGTAATATTGCCCCGACTGAAGTTATTTCACTGGAAGCCATGAGGGTTGGATTGCGTGGTGACACCTTCCATCTCTTCCTCAATAAAGAACTCGCCTGA
- a CDS encoding tetratricopeptide repeat protein, giving the protein MKENPFRQDKEEIEELLRQYQDRKAGLSYSFLDEESFEKIINYFDEQEDLSQAMEACDMAVEQFPYSSSLLLRKADIMIATRRYQDALNVLDLAELLDNSDINLFILRTDAYLALDQQEKAVELLENALAFFEGEERIELLFELADVYDDYEEFDKIFDCLKLILEQEPTNEEALYKICFWTDFTGRNEESIRLHQHIVDDYPYNELAWFNLAAAYQGLKLYEKSIDAYKFAITIDEKFDYAYRNMGDAYIRLRKFRDAIEVLEKVLELTRPEDVIYEAIGHCYDKLKNYAQARFYYRKASHLNPDDSKLYYKIACTYINEQQWSQAVKQLESAMQIHKSVPEFNLAMGECKIQLGETREAIQYFSNVVSLKPKGTTGWEALIRCLYLADFFDEALEQADAALFHTEGKPLFIYYKSAILFALGKSKEAILYLERALQKAPKLLKEFVALHPSILQNQLVVDAIARSRKPH; this is encoded by the coding sequence ATGAAAGAAAACCCCTTTCGCCAGGATAAAGAGGAAATTGAGGAGTTGCTGAGACAGTACCAGGATCGAAAAGCCGGCCTTTCTTACTCCTTCCTTGATGAGGAATCCTTCGAGAAGATTATCAACTATTTTGATGAGCAAGAAGACCTGTCCCAGGCGATGGAAGCCTGCGATATGGCTGTGGAGCAGTTCCCCTATTCGTCCAGCCTGCTTTTACGTAAGGCCGATATCATGATCGCAACCCGGCGCTACCAGGATGCCCTGAATGTGCTGGATCTCGCGGAACTGCTGGATAATTCTGATATCAACCTGTTCATCCTACGCACCGATGCCTATCTTGCCCTTGACCAGCAGGAAAAGGCTGTGGAATTACTTGAAAATGCCCTTGCGTTTTTTGAGGGAGAGGAGAGGATCGAACTGCTATTTGAGTTGGCTGATGTGTATGATGATTATGAAGAGTTTGATAAGATATTTGACTGCCTTAAACTGATCCTGGAGCAGGAGCCGACCAATGAGGAGGCTTTATATAAGATCTGCTTCTGGACAGATTTTACCGGCAGGAACGAGGAAAGTATAAGGTTGCACCAGCACATTGTTGATGATTACCCTTATAATGAATTGGCATGGTTCAACCTGGCGGCAGCCTACCAGGGCTTAAAATTGTATGAGAAGTCTATTGATGCCTACAAATTCGCCATCACTATCGATGAAAAATTCGATTATGCGTACCGGAACATGGGGGATGCCTATATCCGGCTGCGGAAATTCAGGGATGCTATAGAAGTGCTGGAAAAGGTACTTGAATTGACCCGCCCCGAGGATGTGATCTATGAGGCAATAGGACATTGTTATGATAAGTTGAAAAATTATGCCCAGGCAAGGTTTTATTACCGCAAGGCCTCGCACCTGAATCCGGATGACAGCAAGCTGTATTATAAGATCGCCTGTACCTATATCAACGAGCAGCAATGGTCCCAGGCCGTCAAGCAGTTGGAATCTGCTATGCAGATCCATAAATCTGTACCGGAATTCAACCTTGCCATGGGAGAATGCAAGATCCAATTGGGGGAAACCAGGGAAGCTATCCAGTATTTTTCAAACGTTGTCAGTTTGAAGCCCAAAGGCACTACCGGATGGGAGGCCCTGATCCGCTGCCTTTACCTGGCGGACTTTTTTGATGAAGCCCTGGAACAAGCCGATGCAGCCTTGTTCCATACAGAAGGAAAACCCTTGTTTATATATTACAAAAGCGCCATACTGTTTGCCCTTGGTAAATCAAAGGAAGCCATCCTATACCTGGAAAGGGCCCTGCAGAAAGCGCCCAAGCTCCTGAAGGAGTTTGTAGCGCTGCATCCTTCCATATTGCAGAACCAATTGGTGGTTGATGCGATTGCCAGGAGCCGGAAGCCCCATTGA